ATGATGTTATCACTCTTTCCCGAACAAATCAAAGAAAGAAGAAAGTGAAGATAACAAAAAAATAatgttaaaataaaattttctccACAGGAACATGCATATTAAAATACACAGACGCATAAGTTTAAAACATTAAATAAAAGACATAAAAAAACAAGCATTAAGTCTAAACAAGAATTCTAATCTAGAAAGAGAACAAACAGCATTTAAGAAATAATAACAAAAAAAACTAATGCAGTTAGCCATTGCTTCTTGACCCAAACTAAGAGCATGTACATAGTCCAATCTTTTTCAGGGTGGTCGGGCCTACTCTGGCCTATGAGAATGTCCACCACAGATACCATAATGTTCAACTCATAAATTTTTAAACATCTCATCAGATGTTAGAAAAAGGACAGTTTTTCTCATGATATTGTGTTATAGAATTCATGAAAAAGACTGTCCCGATCTTCAAAGTTTCAACTgagacttatataacttataattgTTCTCTGTATCTAAATTTGTTTGTCATGTAGATTTAAATTGAAGAAAATATTAAAAGACATTTTTTTCTGGAGCGTACCTCTATGACCAAGTCCACATCTTTGAAGCTGTCATAATCAAGAACACCCTTTAGCTGAGATAAAACTGTCTCCAATTTATCTTTAGTTATTTTGCCTTTTTTAGCATGACTTTGGAGATTGGCTGAAGTAAGAAAACATTTTATTTCTTTACGACAGGAAAGCATATCATTTCTGTATAACATTACCCCAGAATATTTTTACTAATTCTACCCCCTACAATATTATACTAACCTTTAACTCTGTCAAGCCCAGCTGATAGTAAATGGCGATCAACTTCTTTAAGGATTACATGGTAATTACCCAGAAGAAACACTGTTGCAATTCCAGAGCCCATCAAACCCCCGCCAAAAATAGCAACCTTATTTATTTTCCGCGGTGACAGTCCCATATCAGTGACGCCAGGAATCTGCAGTTAATTCTATTAAATAAATAGATCAAGGATATCTTCTAAAGTAATGCAACAGTTTCAGAACTGCCAAAGTTACACTACTATCTTAATTTTAAAGTTTGGATTGTGGGTGCAAACTTGAAGCTTTTATTACATTACACATCCAGGATTGCAGAAACATTGAACAACCATGCAAGTGAATTAAATAGTTAGTTAAAacaatacaaatttagattatcaaaGTTACAAAAAAGCTGGACACTATTGCACaagttatgcaataaccaagtgTGTGGTCAGCATCCAAAACTTGCTTCCTTGTGTTAGACTTGTAACCAGATTTAAAACTGATTAAAACAACAAAATCCAAGGAGGTTTTATTTGGTTCAAAACATTAATGTGTCTAACAACATAGTAGGGAAATGTTCCCTATAGAATTTAGGAAAATATTTTGTAGGGAAAGATCATTCGACCGATTACATAGTTTGGATGATTTATAATGGTATATTTGTTTTTTTTGCCAAGTGATGGTATATTTGTTCGATGGACAGATTAAAATGTCACAAAGATCAAGATGATATCCATTTACTATAAAATTCCTATGCCTAGGGAACCATGGTGCTTTGAAACATGACATTGACACTACGGTATACCTTCAATGTTGCTCGCTGAGCAAAGAAAAAGTGGACTAAAGCCTTGCAAGTGTCCGATTGTCGAAGTTGTAGCAAAGCCTCTGCTTCCTGCCAATATTAGGATTTAGCTTAGTTTTATTTGACATTCCATTTGAGCAGTAAACAGAAATGTAAATGGAACATTTATACACACCTTCCACAGTCCGGAACGAGGACCAGCAACTATACCCTCTTCAATGACATCAATGCAAACCAACGGGTGTGTCAAATTTGGAGTTTGTTCCCGTGCTTGGGATCTGGCTAAGTTAAGGATTATCCTAGCTTCTGCCAAGGGCTCTAATCTGTCATTTTTGTAAAGACTAACAACCCACGGTCTCCTGTAATCCAATATATCCAAGGCCCAGTGTCGGGCTATACTTAGCAATTTATCACTAGGAGCTATGGCATCCACCAGGCCGAACTTCAAAGCATCCTTCCCACTTAATCTCTTTGACATCTTTTAGAGGGTGAAGAGAGTAATGAACTATGCTTTAACATAATAGTTGTATTGGAGCAGAGTAATTAAAAGAGTACCAAATTGATTGCATACCATAATCATCTCAAGGGCCTTAGGAAGACCCACTAGCCGTGGAAGACGTTGTGTTCCTGAGGCAAGACAGTTCATGAGATTGTGCAACAGTTAAAGACCTCAAAGTGCTTTCTATTTGGTCTCTACTACAATAGTATTACTTAGTAGAGTAGGGAATCTTCATCCCCTGGGCCTGATGTGTGCAATAATGAAGTATTTACACATTTTTGTAGTATACCAGTTACGGATATTTTTTTATTTCTGTTTTCTATTTGAACAAATTCTTAAACAAAAAATATATTCAAGTTTTTGTAGACACAACTTCACAAAAAGAAGGAAGGGTTTGTACATGTCATTAAACTGTACGTACATTTTAAAAGCAGCTATTCTCTCAAGTCCCACTAATTCTGAAAGTAAATTGTGAAGGTCGTGTCAATCTAGATATTTTTATGCTTGAACATTATTTTTTTAGGTGAAATATAGTAACCATACATTTCAAATTTCAATGTATAAAATTATCATTGAGTTGCTACTTTTTTAGAAAAATGCATCCATGTAAATTTATGAACTCATGGAATTATAAAATATCAAGGAAAAGAGTAATTGCATTGTATTGATAGAAGCCATGACAACATAAGCATGAAGCACACAAACACCACCTCCAAGTCCGGGAAGGATTCCATACTGAAGTTCAGTCAAGCCTAGTAGTGCTGAAGAAGTTGATATACGGGCGTGGCAAGCCTGAGGGATCAACAAAGAAGTGTTACAGTCTGAGCTCATAGAGGAATAAGAAGTTAACATATATGTACAAAATGCACTGAAGTACATACCAGAGCAATTTCTAATCCACCACCAAATGCAGGTCCATCAATAGCAGCTACGATAGGTTTTCTAGCAGCTAAAACAAGGTGAACCTGTTTTAAATGGTTATTGCAGAAGCAGTCACTTAAAAAAGACTAAAATTGACATACCTTCCAATGTGTCGGTTGCAAAGTCAATGGACAGAAAACCAAGTTCAGCGTGCGCTGTTGTGATTTCAAAGTTTACATGTTACTATGTTAGACAGAACAAATTGCATTAATTTAAAACATAATATAACATATTAATGACTACCCTTTTTTCCTTGGCTTTTTCCGAAAGTTGTCACGTCGGCGCCTGCTGAGAACTTGCTTTGTGAACCTGCTCAATCAACTTACATATCAGCCGTTTTTAGAACTGCAACTATCTACAAAAGCAAAATGAATGAAGCATCACTGTTTACCGATTATAACGAGTGCTTTTATATCATCATGTTGTACAGCTTCCTCGATGCTCTTCTTCAAGGAAAGAAGTACTGAAATTTAAAATTGATGTTGTTAATTCCTTATACAGTGTAAAAGAAGCCTATTCTCCAAAGTATTCTTATTAACTACCACTTACAACTTACAAGAGTTAGCTGGTGTCTGAAAATTTTAAAGTGCATTATGTGTTGGGAGCATACATTTAATGGTCCACTCGATTGGAATGAATAAAATTTCACTGAGTATGGAATGAAATTTGTACTATTTTGGGAATAATGATCATAATTTACATCACAAACCTCGTATCAAACTTAAATTTCGATTTTTCCCACTCTTCCCTCTTAAATCCCCTCTTTTGCATTTCTCATTGTGTTCATGTTTTTTCATTCCATTACTTCCAACCAGACAAAGTTACAAGGCCAGAGAGTGGCACTTTGACCTCTTTAAAATATGATTATTCCTTTATACTTAACATTTCTACTAACTAATTCTTGATCCAAGTAAAAATTATAGCCAAACAAGTGCTTTAGTCTAATCTGATGATAACAAGAACTGGCAAGAGGTGATGTTTATGCATCTCTAGGCAtaatacaattttatttttattaacaaGTGTATCTCAATATATTCAACACATAAAATAGTGATAGATACCATCAACAGAGACCAAATTAAGAGGTGGATTGGTGATGGTGATGATGCCAACTCCGTCAGCTCCGACTTCCAAAACTGTCTTTTTAATCGTCTTCTCCATCGTCTAATATTATAAGTTAGtgctttttttttcttttgaagAGTCGGTTTTATAAGCTGATGTTTTGTATG
This sequence is a window from Apium graveolens cultivar Ventura chromosome 9, ASM990537v1, whole genome shotgun sequence. Protein-coding genes within it:
- the LOC141682805 gene encoding glyoxysomal fatty acid beta-oxidation multifunctional protein MFP-a-like; protein product: MEKTIKKTVLEVGADGVGIITITNPPLNLVSVDVLLSLKKSIEEAVQHDDIKALVIIGSQSKFSAGADVTTFGKSQGKKAHAELGFLSIDFATDTLEAARKPIVAAIDGPAFGGGLEIALACHARISTSSALLGLTELQYGILPGLGGTQRLPRLVGLPKALEMIMMSKRLSGKDALKFGLVDAIAPSDKLLSIARHWALDILDYRRPWVVSLYKNDRLEPLAEARIILNLARSQAREQTPNLTHPLVCIDVIEEGIVAGPRSGLWKEAEALLQLRQSDTCKALVHFFFAQRATLKIPGVTDMGLSPRKINKVAIFGGGLMGSGIATVFLLGNYHVILKEVDRHLLSAGLDRVKANLQSHAKKGKITKDKLETVLSQLKGVLDYDSFKDVDLVIEAVLEDVTLKQKVFADLEKYCPQHCIFSSNTSSINLDRIGEKTKSQNRILGAHFFSPAQFMPLLEIIRTERTSLQVLVDLLDVSKKIRKTAVVVGNCTGFAVNRMFFPFSQAATLLVERGADIYQIDQAITNFGMPMGPFRLADLVGFRVAIASGSQYIEKFPERVYKSYLIPIMLEDRREGQSTRKGFYLYDEKRKASPDPEIVKFVEKARRRSQVIVDPKLSRLSAGEIVEMLFFPVVNEACRILAEGVAVRASDLDIASVLGRVFPAYRGGIIFWANFVGSRYICSRLEDWSKVYGKFFEPCPYLAEHAMNEIPLGTETKHAPRL